TGATCTGATTCGACATCGCCACGAAGCCGAGCTGGAAGGCCTGTTCTGTTTCGGTCAATGTCTCCGCAAGCGAGTTCTTGAAAACCGCATCGATGTTACGCGAAACCGTCGCGCCTTTGTCCGGATCGTCGATGCCGACGACATATACGCCCACTTGATCCACGTTGCGCTTCGTGGTCTTTCGAATCGTTTCGTTGAGATATTCCCAGTGAAAGACGAGTTGCCGCGTAATGGTGGATTCGTCGCGCCCTTCCATGATGCCGCGCACGACGAAGTCCCACGTGCCCGGATAGATGGTGCCCTTGAGGGGAATGACATCGCCCACTTTGAAGCCGTATTGCGTCGCAAGCTGACGTCCGATGAGACAGCCTTTGCGATCACGACGGTAGTCGGCGCGCGCTTGCGGCGTTATGACGAACTCCGGGTAAAGGTCGAGGTAGTTGTCGGATACGGCGAACTGCGCAAAGAAATTCTTCGGGTCTCGGTAGATACCGCCGAACCAGTTCGAACGCGCAACCATCGTGACGCCCTCGACACCGCGAATGCGGTTCTCATAGGCGAGCGGCAGCGGAAATACGAGAGATATTGCATTGCGCGTGACGAGCCTCGCGTTGGATGCAGCCGCCGCACCGGCATACCATGCATCGACGACCGTATAGAGCAAACCATATGCGAGCACGGCAATGGTCAAGCCGAGGACGGTCAACGCAGTACGTAATCGATGCCGCGTCGCATTGCGAAGAATCAGCTTGAGCGCATACATGTGTCAGCGCGCCTCGGCATCGATGAGTTCACCCTTCTCCAGATGCACGAGCTTTCTTGCTGCATTCGCCGCATGCGCGTCGTGCGTCACCATAATGATCGTCTTGCCGAGGCGATCGTTCAGACGCTGCAACAGCGTCAGCACTTCGGACGCGGACGCGCGGTCGAGGTCACCGGTCGGTTCGTCAGCGACGATCAGCTTCGGATCGGTCACGACCGCACGCGCGATCGCGACGCGTTGCTGCTGCCCGCCCGATAGCTCCGACGGATAGTGGCTCATGCGCTCGCTCATATTCACCATGTCGAGCACCATCGCGACACGCTCGCGCCGCTCGGCACGCGAAAGGCGCGTGAGCATCAACGGAAGCTCGACGTTCTCGAAGGCGGAGAGCACGGGCATCAGGTTATAGAACTGGAAGATGAAGCCAGCATTCGATGCGCGCCAGTCCGCGAGCGCCGCCTCGGGCAAGCGGGTAATGTCGAGCCCGCCGACGCGCAGCTCGCCGCTGTCCGGGCGGTCGATGCCGGCAATGAGATTGAGCAACGTGCTCTTGCCCGAACCTGACGGCCCCATCAGCGCGACAAAGTCGCCCTCGGTGATGGACAACGTGATGTCGGTCAGCACAGGTACCGTTTGCACGCCGCGGCGGTACGACTTGGCGACGTGGCTGATCTCAATCAATGGCGTCGTCGTCACGCTATTTTTTCGCCACAGTGACGCTCGCGCCGTTCTTGATCTTGTCGCCGGGCGCGAGCACGAGCGTATCGCCAGGCTTGACGTCTGATACGGCCAACAGGTCGCCGATGCGCTCGCCCGTTTTCACCGGCACTTCGCGCACTTTGTCGTTCTCGACCCTATACACCACCGTTCTGCCCTCGCGCGTGACGACAGCAGCCGGTTGGACCGCCACGACGGCCTTTTTCTGAGCCGCAGGCACTGGCCTCGAGAGAAAGGCGACCTTTGCGCTCATATCGGGAAGCACGCGCTCATCGCGGTCAACGAAACGCACCTTCACAAGCACAGTGGCTTTCGAACGATCGACGGTCGGCACGATGCGCGATACGCGTCCCGCAAAACGCGTATCCGGCAACGCGTCGAGTTGAATCTCGCAAGGCTGATCGACGGCGATATGCCCGATGTTCGACTCCGCCACATCGGCTTCGACTTCCAGCGTCTTCATGTCGGCGATCGTGACGACCGCGCCTTTGCTGTCCGATGCTGACGAGAACGGCGTGATGTTGTCGCCAACGTTCGCGTGCTTCTCGATCACGACGCCATCGAACGGTGCGCGAATCACCGTCTGATCAACAGCGACCTGAGCCGCGCGTGCATTCGCCTGCGCAGATTGAATGGCCGCTTGCTCGCTGTTGATCGAGGCTTTTGCCTTATCGAAACGGGAGCGGTCGGCGTCGTATTGCGAAGCGGATATTGCGCCGTGCGGAGCAAGCACGAGTGAACGCTTCAGATTAGCCGATGCGTTTTCCAGTTCGGCGCGCTGCAATTGCAGATTCGCCTGAGCGACTTTCACTTGCGCCTGCGCCTGAGCCAGCGCCGCGGCCACATCCGCACTCTCGAGCCGCGCAATGACCTGCCCTTCCTTCACCGGCGTCCCCTCGAGCACGCCGAGCCATTCGACCCGCCCTTGTGCCTTGGATGCAACCGCCGCCTTCCGCTGCGGCACCACATAGCCGGTTGCATTCAAAATCGTATAGCTTTGCGATGGGTACACCGAGGTAACGGTAGTTGTCTCGACAGTCTGCGGCCCAGCGAGCCGGAGAGCGGCGCCGATCAGCGCGAGAACGAGGATCAGGACGCCCGCGTAGCCGAGCCAGTTGCGCCGCCTCCGCGGCGTCAGGGCGCCCGGACCCGTTGCCCGATCGATTCTTAATTTTTCTAGGTCGTGTTCAGCCAATTTCTGACGTAAGCGCCGTTGGGTGCCTGGGGATAGCTGCCTGAGGCAGCGGTCCGGCGCGTATTGCGGTGAAGGGATGCTCAGTATAGCGCCGGAGCTTACAGGTGCTTACGCGTCGCGCTGGCGGTTTTTCTTCGGCTTGGCAAGGGAGGCGCATCTCGTGGCATTCTGCATGCAACGCGCAAGACACCGCATTCACCACCGCGTGTTGCGGCAGCTTAGATTCCCGATCGCATCGGCGATGCTGGCGGCTGTCGCGCAGCGCGATTGGCTCGCATTCGACGACGCGCCCAATCTTGGTATTCAAGGGATGAGGAGAAAGAGTTGAAGACATATCGGATTGCGACCATTCCTGGTGACGGCATTGGCAAGGAAGTCGTCCCCGCCGGACGCCAGGTTCTTGACACGCTCGCTCAAAGCACGGGGAATTTTGTATTCGAAGTCGAGAACTTCGATTGGGGCGCCGACTACTACCGTCAGCACGGCGTCATGATGCCTAGCGATGGTCTCGACGCGCTTCGCGACAAAGACGCGATTCTCTTCGGCTCGGCAGGCGACCCCGGCGTGCCGGATCACATCACGCTATGGGGCCTGCGACTGCGGATCTGCCAGGGCCTCGATCAGTACGCGAATGTCCGGCCGACGCGCATCCTGCCGGGCATCGACGCGCCGCTCAAACACTGCGGACCGAAGGACCTGGACTGGGTAATCGTCCGGGAAAATACGGAGGGCGAGTACTCGGGTGTCGGCGGCCGGCTCCATCAGGGTCATCCGCTCGAAGTGGCGACCGACGTTTCGATCATGACGCGCGCTGGCGTCGAGCGAGTTCTGCGTTTTGCATTCAAACTTGCGCAGTCGCGTCCCCGCAAGCAGTTGACCGTCATCACGAAGAGCAACGCGCAGCGTCACGCCATGGTGATGTGGGACGAAATCGCGCAGCAGGTCGCGATGGAATTCAGCGACGTGACGTGGGACAAGGAACTCGTCGATGCCGCTACCGCCCGCATGGTGAACCGCCCTTCGACGCTCGACACCATTGTCGCGACAAATCTGCATGCCGATATCCTGAGCGATCTCGCAGCCGCACTGGCAGGGAGTCTGGGCATTGCGCCGACTGGCAACATCGACCCAGAGCGCCGCTATCCGTCCATGTTCGAGCCCATCCACGGCTCGGCATTCGACATCATGGGCAAGGGGCTCGCTAATCCGATCGGCACGTTCTGGTCGATTGTGATGTTGCTCGAGCATCTCCGAGAATTTGAAGCGGCACAGCGCGTAATGGCCGCGATCGAAGCTGCGACGGCGGACAAGTCGTTGCACACTCGGGATCTCGGGGGCAATGCGACGACTGCGCAAGTGACCGCCGCGGTGTGCGAGTTCATCGAGCGCGGCACGGGTTGTGCCAGTGCAGTGCCTCGATGACTAGCGCCGTCTAGGCGCCACGGAATAGGGAATCTGCCCAGAGACGGTCGCAGACGCGCACCGTCCCTCGACCGCATTGAAGCTCGCACCGCAGCGAGACCGTCGACTCCCCGCGCACCCTGCCCGGTTGCATGCAAAGTTCGAAATGCAAACGGCTCGGATTCCCCTGTTTTTATTTTAAGATAGCCGCTTCTCTGTGACTCGGCGACGTTTGCCAGGGGTAAGTACGTGCTTTTCCCACTCTCAGGCCGCAAGACCGTGACGTGCGCCGCTGGCACGGCGCTTTGCCTGTCGATCGCATTACATGCGCAAGCCGCGCCCAGCGCAGCGCCAGAAAGCGCTGCGCGCGCGGGGCCTTCCGCCAGCGCCCCCGGCGCCCGCACCGCCAGCATCCTTTCGGCCGAATCGCTGCCGCCTCATTTCGCCGGCGACGATCCCGAGCATGTGCGAGATGCGTTGGCGGCGGCGACTTCGTCTGAGCAGCAGGCTGCAACATCGAATCCATCCGTGACCAGTCGTGTCCGCAGCTTCCTGTCGCGACACTTCGTTCCGACGGGGCACCGGCCGGAAAGCCCGGATGGCGCCCAGCCGTCGATCGACGATGCATCGCGCCCGGACAGAACTTTTGTATTCGTTATTCCTGCTGCCTACGGCGTGCGTTTTGAATCCAAAAAAAAGCTCCTGTCGGTCAATGTATCGCTTGCAGCGCCTGACCAGCCGGACGCCATTCTTCTGAAACGCGAAGTGCACGGGCAGAGCGGACGCAAACTAGTGATCGCGCCGGAAGCCAAGGCGAAGGGTTTCGTGCAAACCATCGACATGATCCAGCTCGAAACCGGTGCGCGCGCGAAAACGGCCGTGCGGGGCCGAGCGGTCGTACCGGCGTTCGACGCGTCCCGTGGCAGCGACGATTTTGCGATCGTGGTCGTCTGTTCGCTCGAACCGCCGTATCTTTCGGACCGAACGGAGCATAGCGAGCCGACCGACGAAGAACCCACGGATATCACGAGGAGGACATCCACGTTGCACGGTCGCATCGATGCGCTTTGGCTAGTCGATCGGAACGACGGCACCATCATCACGAGGCGTCTGCATCTTGTTAAATAGATTACCGGTTACGGACAAAAGTTATGCAGAGTCGGTTGCCGGCTAATCCACCTAGCGAAGTGCATGCAAAAGACCCTAATGAGGTCGACACGCAGCAGCACGCATCTACAATCGAGGAATGCGAGCGCCCACGTCGCTGATGACCGGCATACGTACGAGCGCTGCGCCCGAACATCCCGAACCGCCAGCAAAGCGCGTCGCGGATCGATCGGGAACACGCTCGCGTCACGGAGAGATGAATGGCCCGTAGATTCAAGGCCGTACGCCAGAGCGGCCGAGCCGTCCGGCGACGGCTGTTTCGCCGCAACACCCATGCGTGGATGCGCATAGCCGACGCCTTTTCGCGCTTTCCGCTTCTCGCGGGTGCGTTAGGCACGGCAGTGGCGCTTTCCATGGCCGTGCTGTCGTTCGCCGCGCTATGGCAAGGTCGAGCACAGGCCTTGCAGAACGCGCACGAAGCATCGTCGAATGTCGTCGCCACGCTGAGCGCCGACATTGCACGCAATATCGAATCGAGCGACCTGTCATTGCGTTCGATCGTGAGTGGCATGCAAAATCCAATCGTGCCCGGCCTGTCTCCAGAATTGCGTCGGCTGGTCCTTTTCGACGGTGCGACGGCCGTGAGCTACATCGGCGGCGCATTCGTGATGGATGCGCAAGGGCGCATCGTCGACGAACGCGATCCGTCCGGGCATGCCGATCTGCTCTTTAGCGATCGCGATTACTTCAAGGTTCACGTCGAGCGGCCGGATGTCGGCCTATACATCTCCGGGCCGTACCGCTCCCGTCTGCGCAGTGGCCAGCGTTCGCTCGCGTTGAGCCGGCGCATCAATGCGCCCGATGGCTCTTTCGCGGGCGTCGCGGTGATTGCGATGAATGTCAGCTATTTCGATTCGCTGCTGTCGCGCGTGAACGTCGGACGCTCAGGATCAGTATTTATTGTGCAACGCGACGGCCTCATGCTCGCGCGGAAGCCACCGTTGCCTCGCGAGGGAGCGAACAACGTATCGGCATCGCCGACGTTCGCCTCCATGAAGGATGAAAGCTCCGGGTCCTACATCTCCACTTCTCCACTCGATGGCGTGCGCCGCTTGTACACCTTTGTGCGCGTGCCGGGTACGAACTTGATTGCCGCCGTCGCACCCGCGGAAGACGACGTGCTTGCGGGCTGGCGCGAACGCAGCACGGTCATCGGCGGTCTGACGCTGATGTTCGGCGGCGGTTTCATCGCCATTTCGTGGCTGCTCGCAATCTCACTGCGGTCGCGCGCCATCGCACACGAGAAGTTGCAGCGCCTCGCCGGCACGGATTCGCTGACGGGCTTGAGCAACCGTCGCGCGCTCGATCGACGTCTCGGCGAAGAGTGGCGTCGTGCACGCCGTGCCGACTATCCCATCTCGGCCCTCTTCGTCGATGTCGATCACTTCAAGTTCTATAACGACACGTACGGTCACGTGATGGGCGACGATGCACTCGTGGCCGTTGCTGATTGCATGCAGAATGCAGCCCAGCGGCCCGGCGACATCGTTGCGCGTTACGGCGGCGAGGAATTCGTGATCGTGCTTCCCGGAACCTCCGCGCCTGCGGCCGTCGTTTTCGCCGAGCGCCTGCGCGCCAATGTAGAGGCGCTGGCTATTCCGAACAGCAGGTCGTTGAGGGGCGTACTCACGATCAGCATCGGGTGTGCGACGGCTCATCCACGGCAAGGCGACGACGCACTCAAGTTACTGAATAGCGCCGATGCGGCGCTTTATCGTGCGAAAGACGCCGGCCGCAATCGTGCAGTTCACGAAAACAGCATGGCGAGCGGCAACGCGTAGGCACGACAAGCCGGGCCTACGGAGCACACTGGCATTTTGCATACGAAGGAGCCACCCAATGACAACGTCGGCGGCCATATCCGCGGTCCTGCTGGCAATTCTTCTCGGCGCGATGATTCCTGGACCGAGCTTCGTCATGGTCGCGCGCAACGCGATCGGCCTCTCGCGGGCCGACGGCCTCGCCACGGCGTTCGGCATGGGCCTCGGCGGCATCACGTTCGCCGGAATCGCGCTCGCCGGTCTATATACGGTGTTGTTCGCCGTCGCATGGCTGTATGTTGCGTTGAAGATAGCGGGTGGACTCTATCTCCTGTACATCGCGCTGCGCATATGGCGCGGCGCCTCGCAGCCGCTATCCATGCAGACCGACGGCGCGCGCGAAACCGGCAGCGCGCGCCGCTCGTTCTGGCTCGGCGTGAGTACGCAACTCAGTAACCCGAAGACCGCCATCTGGTACGGCAGCATCTTCGCGGCGCTGCTGCCACAGCATCCGCCGCTCTGGTGTTATTTCGTGCTGCCGTCGCTCGTGTTCTGCATCGAGTTCGGCTGGTACACCGTCGTCGCGGTCTGCTTCTCAAGCCGTCGGCCGCGCGATGTTTATCTACGAGCGAAAGTATGGATCGACCGCATCGCTGCAACGATGGTCGCGACGCTCGGACTACGGCTGATCGTTGCTGCAGGCAAGGACGGCCTCTGAACTTCAACTCACTTGCATTCAGAATTCCGACACAACAATAACGAATTCGGAACACCACAATGCCCACCTGGTTGTCCTTCGGCATCCCGGAAGCGCGCCGTCTTGTGCGCACGCTCGTTGCGTGCTCAATCAGCTATGCGGGCGCGCGCCTGGCCGCGCTCCCAGAAGGCTATTGGGCGCTAATCACGACGCTAGTCGTGGTCACGCAACCGAGCCTCACGCAAGCGCTCGGCACCGCACGCGATCAGGTCATCGGGGCCTGCATCGGCGGCGTGGCGGGCGTGCTCGGCGTCATGGCGATGCAACGGGGCGCTGCGCCGCTCGCTGTCTTCGCGATCGCCTTGGTACCGCTTGCCGCCCTGACCGCAAAGCGTCCCGCCATGCGGCTCGCCTGCGTAACGCTCGTAATTGTCGTCTTGATACCGGCGGGCTCTGGACCGCCCTTTCAGCGGCCGTTGCATCGCGTACTGGAGATTCTTATTGGCGTGACGGCGGCGTTCATCGTTGCGGCGATATGGCCCAACCGTGCGATTCGCATTGCTCATCGACGCGTCGCCGATACGTTGGAAATTCTCCGTCAACTCATGGCGATGCAACTCTCCGGCAAGCCGGACGAAGACGGGGCCGCACGTCTCGAAACGCTCAGCGTGCAGGCACAGCAGGCCCTGGACGATGCGCTTCAGGAAGCCGAGCGCGAGCACATCATCGTGCCCTTGCGTAGTCATCGCTCGGATGCGATCGACAAGGCTGCGCCGTTTCTGCGTCGCCTACATAGCGACGCCATCTTTCTTGGAAAGGCACTGTCGAACGGGCGGCCGGATGAATACAAAATGCGTTATCGGGACATCGGCCGCGCGCTGCAGGCGCCGTTCGCAGCACTGGCGGACGCTCTCACGGACACGAAGCAGGACGCGTCAAAGCTGGAACGCGTGCGCGAGTGCATGCGACAGTTAAAGGAGGCGCTCGAGGCCGAACGGGCGAATGGCGAGGAGTGGGACGTCGCCTATTTCGTCGTCGGCCTCATCGTGACGGACCTCGACGCGCTAACCACGGCCATCTATCCTAGCGACCCACCAAGGACGCGTTAGCGCGACAGTCCCCGAGCATCGATGGGCCAGATATCGACGACTCGTCCGTTGCGATGGCACACGTATTCATCGTAGAGATTCACGGTCGGATCGCAATGGCCCGGCGGCAACAGGATGCGCGTGGCGAGTAGCGCGTGAGGGTCGTCGTTTCGCGCATACGGTGCGTCCAGCATGCCATGCTCGTCATTTGCGGCAATATAGTTGAAGACTTGCTCGTCCGATGCATCGAGCGGTTGCACGCTGCGCGGCAATCCCGAGTCCACCGCCAGTCCTTTCAGTCCGACATCGCAGACGGCGATTCCGGGCCGCGCGGCACTCATGATCGTCGACAGTACAGAGAGACTTTGCCGCCAGCGCAGTGCGTCGCTCCATGCCAGCCCACCGTAGTCGCCGTCCATGAACAGGTAGGACCCGGGCTGCAGTTCGGTATAGACGCCACTGGCGGCATCGAACTCGACGGTGCCCGTACCCCCACCGGTGATGACGGTACATTGAATGCCACGTGACTCCAACGTGCATGCAAAATGCGCCGCGCGTTCAGCCGCCCGACTCGCTGCGGTCTTGCGGGCCTGCCAGTCGACAATGTGCTGGGCGCCACCGTGGTACGCCTGGATACCCGAGAAGCGGAGCGCCGGCTGTGCGGCGATCGCTTCGGCAAGCGAAAGTAGCGCATCGTCGCTCGTTACGCCGCAACGATGCTGGCCCGCATCGACTTCGACCAACACGTCGATGTGGACGCCCGCGCGTGCCGCCGCGTCTCCGAGCGCTGCGACTTGCGCCAACGCATCGACGCAGACCGACAGCCGCACGTTCGATGCAAGTTCGACGGCCATCGCCACCTTGTCCGCGCCGACGAATTCGTTACTGATATGGATGCTCGCGATGCCCGCCGACGCGAACGGGTACGCCTCCGACAACTTCTGGCAGCAGACGCCGACCGCACCGGCGTCTGTCTGACGTCGCGCGATGGCGCTGGACTTGTGCGCCTTTGCGTGCGGCCGCAAGGCGACGCCGTGACGTGCGGCCAATGAGCTCATCGTGGCGAGATTCTCGTCGAATGCGTCGAGATCGAGCACGAGAGAAGGCGTCGCGACTCTGGCGAGCGTGTCGCCGACGCGGGCTGCGGGCGGTGGAAGAAGCGTCATCTGCTCGGGTGAAGTGAGGTGGCGGAGAGTCATCTTATCGCGTGACACGCCGCTCGCGAGCATGCGGCACGCAGTATGCCGCATACAAAGTGCAACGTGCAAAAGCGCGATGCTGCGAGAAGCTTACGCTGAGACTTCCGTCTCCAGAATCGCTCCTTCGTCTTTCAGCGCCTGAATACGCTCATCGTCGAAACCATACTCATGCAGGAGCTCGGACGTGTGCTGGCCCAGAAGCGGTGCGGGACGCGACGACTGAGTAGAAGATTCGGAGAAGTGAATCGGCAAGCCGATGCCTCGCATACGGCCCGCAAGCGGATGCTCCGTCTCGACAATCATGCCCCGCGCTAAAGCTTGCTCATGTGACGACGCCTCCGGAACGCTAAGCACCGGTCCGCTCGGCAAGCCGATTTCGTCGAACGCGGCCAGCCACTCATCCGTGGTCCGCTCGACGAGGCGTGCAGTCAGAATTTCGACGAGCGCTTCCCGATGCTTGAGCCGTCCGGCATTGGTCTGGAAACGCTCGTCTTGAGCCAACCCGCTGATGTTCAGTACTCCGACTAATCGCTCGTAGTTGCTCTGGTTGGCCGCCCCGATGTTCACCCATCCATCCCGTGTTCGAAAAGCCTGATATGGCGCGCTCGTCGGGTTGGCGGAGCCTGCCTTCGGCAGCACGGTCCCGTCCGCGAAGTAGTTGGCAAACGCCCAGTACATCTGCTGCAACCCCGCTTCGAAGAGCGACGTGTCGACCATCTGCCCCAAGCCGGTGACCTGTTTTCGGGCGTACGCCGCGCTGATGCCGAGCGCGGCAAGAATGCCCGCGTTGATGTCCGTGACGGGAGACCCCGCCTTGATTGGCGCCTGCCCCGGCTCGCCGGTCATGCTCATCAAGCCACTCATACCTTGCGCGATAAGATCGAATCCGCCCTTATCCGCCATGGGGCCACTGCGCCCATAGCCCGAGATCGCGCAGTAGATGAGACCCGGGTTGACAGCGCGTAGCGCTTCATAGCCCATGCCGAGCTTTTCCATCGTGCCGCGCCGATAATTTTCAGTGACGACGTCGGCAGTCGCGAGCATCGTCTTGAGCACCTCTTTGCCGCCTTCGGTCTTGAGGTTGAGCGCGATGCCTCGCTTGTTCCGGTTCACGATCATGAACGATGCCGATTCGCCGCTCGCGAGAATCGGCGCAAACCGCCGGCAATCGTCGCCGTTCGGGACCTTTTCCACCTTGATGACTTCCGCGCCCATGTCGGCGAGCATCATTCCGCAGATCGGGCCTGACATGATGTGCGCGAGTTCGATCACGCGCATGCCCGCTAGCGGCCCCTTCCTCTTCCCTGCCGATTCCGCCGCCCGCAAAGATGCGTCGTTTGGTATTTCGTATGCCATCTCAACGCCCCTTAAATTCAGGTTTGGTCTTGCTCAGAAACGCCTCGTATCCTATGCGGAAATCATCGGTGCCGAAGCAGGCGAATCCTTCGTCACGGTCGTCGTCGCTAAGCGGCGTCGGATCCATCACGCGACGGATGAATTGTTTATGCCAGCGCGCGACGAGCGGCGCACCATCAGCGATGCGGCGTGCCGTTTCATAGGTATGCGATGTCACGTCGCCATCCGGGACGATGCGCGTGACCAGTCCTTTCGCGAGAGCCTCGCTGGCGCCGAAAATTCGTCCTTCGAGCAAGATCTCCAGCGCGACCGCTGGACCCGCCAGTTGAACAAGCCCCTCCATTTCCGCGTGGGCCATCACCAGCCCCAGGTTCTTGATTGGCGCGCCAAATCGGCTCGACTCGCCGCAGATTCGCAGATCGCACATTGCCGCGATCTCGAGACCGCCTCCGACACATATCCCGTGAATCATCGCAATCAGCGGAGTACGGCAGTTCCTCAGCGCCGCGAGCGTTCGATGCATGATTGCGCCGTAGACCCTCGCTTGCTCCACGTTGGACCGGTCGGTGCGGAACTCGGCAATGTCGTTGCCCGGCGAAAATGCTTTCTCGCCCGCGCCGCGCAAGACAATGCAACGCAGCGCATCGTCTCCGGACAGCGCCTCGATGGTTTCGCCCAGCGATTGCCACAAGTGCTTGGTCATTGCGTTGAGCTTCTCGGGCCGGTCGATGGTGACCGTCGCGATATCGCCGTCGCGCGTCGTCACGATGGATGCTTCCGCCACTTTGCCTCCTGATTGAATGTTGCATGCACTTTGAGCCGTCGATCCACGGTCGCAACGGCCCACCCGGCAAGTCACACGAATTTCCTCGCATGCGCTGTCTCGTTGTTTTCATCTTCTACTTCCAGCGTGCGGTCCGGGCGCATCGCGAACGAGAGAATGATGCCGGCTGCCATCAGGATCATCGAAACGGTGAACGGGAGGTTCCAGTTGCCGGTGCGGTCGATCAGCCATCCGCCGACGACCGGGCTGACGATAGCCGCCAGCGCCGACCCTGAATTCATAATGCCAGCGGCCGTGCCCGAATGCTTCGGCGCGATGTCCATCGGAACCGACCACATCGGGCCGATCGTCATCTCGTTGAAGAAGAACCCGGCCGACAGGCACAGCGCCACGAGCGTGATGGAAAGATCGGATACGAGCATGATCGGCGCAAGGGACAACAGCGTCAGCAGCATGCATACGCCGACCATCATGTTGCGCGCGAGTCTCACGTTCCCGCTCTTGCGCAGGATGCGATCCGTCAGAGAGCCGCCGAGCCAATCACCCAACACGCCCGCGAAGAACACGCCCGACGCGAACAGCGCCGACTTGCCGAGCTGCATGTGATAGTTGTGCAGGAAGTACTGCGGGATCCACCCAAGGAACAGCCAGAGCACCCAGCCATAGCAGAAATAAACGGCGGTCACGGGCGCCATGCGACCGAGCAAGGTGCGCCACGGCACGGCCTTCCGTTCTTTCACGCCTGAGTACGTGGCAAGCGTCTGGCATTCGCTGTCGGTGATCCGAGGATGATCGCGCGGGTTGTCGCGGAAGTAGAACACCCATGCGAGCGCCCACAGAAAGCTGATGATCCCGGTAATGATGAACGCACCGCGCCAGCTCGTCGCGAGCATCAGCCATACGATCAGCGGTGGCGCGACTGCATTTCCGATGCGGGATGCTGCATGCGTAATACCTTGTGCAAAACCGCGCTGATCGGCGGGCATCCAGTTGGACATCGCGCGCGTTGCGGTCGGAAAGGTGGCGCCCTCGCCGAGGCCGAGGAGGACGCGAGCGACGATCAGCGACGCGAAGCCGCCAGCCATGCCGGTCAGCACGGTCGCGCCC
This sequence is a window from Caballeronia sp. M1242. Protein-coding genes within it:
- a CDS encoding DSD1 family PLP-dependent enzyme — encoded protein: MTLLPPPAARVGDTLARVATPSLVLDLDAFDENLATMSSLAARHGVALRPHAKAHKSSAIARRQTDAGAVGVCCQKLSEAYPFASAGIASIHISNEFVGADKVAMAVELASNVRLSVCVDALAQVAALGDAAARAGVHIDVLVEVDAGQHRCGVTSDDALLSLAEAIAAQPALRFSGIQAYHGGAQHIVDWQARKTAASRAAERAAHFACTLESRGIQCTVITGGGTGTVEFDAASGVYTELQPGSYLFMDGDYGGLAWSDALRWRQSLSVLSTIMSAARPGIAVCDVGLKGLAVDSGLPRSVQPLDASDEQVFNYIAANDEHGMLDAPYARNDDPHALLATRILLPPGHCDPTVNLYDEYVCHRNGRVVDIWPIDARGLSR
- a CDS encoding CaiB/BaiF CoA-transferase family protein → MRVIELAHIMSGPICGMMLADMGAEVIKVEKVPNGDDCRRFAPILASGESASFMIVNRNKRGIALNLKTEGGKEVLKTMLATADVVTENYRRGTMEKLGMGYEALRAVNPGLIYCAISGYGRSGPMADKGGFDLIAQGMSGLMSMTGEPGQAPIKAGSPVTDINAGILAALGISAAYARKQVTGLGQMVDTSLFEAGLQQMYWAFANYFADGTVLPKAGSANPTSAPYQAFRTRDGWVNIGAANQSNYERLVGVLNISGLAQDERFQTNAGRLKHREALVEILTARLVERTTDEWLAAFDEIGLPSGPVLSVPEASSHEQALARGMIVETEHPLAGRMRGIGLPIHFSESSTQSSRPAPLLGQHTSELLHEYGFDDERIQALKDEGAILETEVSA
- a CDS encoding enoyl-CoA hydratase/isomerase family protein, whose amino-acid sequence is MAEASIVTTRDGDIATVTIDRPEKLNAMTKHLWQSLGETIEALSGDDALRCIVLRGAGEKAFSPGNDIAEFRTDRSNVEQARVYGAIMHRTLAALRNCRTPLIAMIHGICVGGGLEIAAMCDLRICGESSRFGAPIKNLGLVMAHAEMEGLVQLAGPAVALEILLEGRIFGASEALAKGLVTRIVPDGDVTSHTYETARRIADGAPLVARWHKQFIRRVMDPTPLSDDDRDEGFACFGTDDFRIGYEAFLSKTKPEFKGR
- a CDS encoding MFS transporter, yielding MMFRRATTRVLLLLCAMYFITYIDRVNVSTAASQFGAELGLSHTQIGFVFSAFAYPYLVFQIIGGWVGDRFGPRRTLTLCAIIWAGATVLTGMAGGFASLIVARVLLGLGEGATFPTATRAMSNWMPADQRGFAQGITHAASRIGNAVAPPLIVWLMLATSWRGAFIITGIISFLWALAWVFYFRDNPRDHPRITDSECQTLATYSGVKERKAVPWRTLLGRMAPVTAVYFCYGWVLWLFLGWIPQYFLHNYHMQLGKSALFASGVFFAGVLGDWLGGSLTDRILRKSGNVRLARNMMVGVCMLLTLLSLAPIMLVSDLSITLVALCLSAGFFFNEMTIGPMWSVPMDIAPKHSGTAAGIMNSGSALAAIVSPVVGGWLIDRTGNWNLPFTVSMILMAAGIILSFAMRPDRTLEVEDENNETAHARKFV